In Phlebotomus papatasi isolate M1 chromosome 1, Ppap_2.1, whole genome shotgun sequence, the following proteins share a genomic window:
- the LOC129799762 gene encoding protein lethal(2)essential for life-like: MAFAQIVTDIANELQRAEPEIRHLITELSWPQHAQHGHHGHHRRNHGCRKRCSKRDFFCQENSCPQKSPSTDYKASLDVKNYSSDEISVKVVDNFVVVEGNQPEKEDDFGTISRNFVRRYRIPEEFNIEEASSSLSQDGILSIKVPLKVTQSKERVIPIQRTGKLHQDDTQPLIAKETPETKSDSPEKTKDDSSDFEMVKDNLD; encoded by the coding sequence atggCATTTGCACAAATTGTTACGGATATTGCCAATGAGTTGCAGCGGGCAGAACCAGAAATTCGTCATTTGATCACGGAACTCTCCTGGCCACAACACGCACAGCACGGTCACCATGGTCATCACAGACGCAATCACGGATGCAGAAAGAGATGCAGTAAGAGGGATTTCTTCTGTCAGGAAAATTCCTGCCCACAGAAGAGCCCTTCCACAGACTATAAGGCTAGTCTGGACGTGAAGAACTATTCCAGTGATGAGATTAGTGTAAAAGTTGTGGATAATTTTGTGGTGGTTGAAGGAAATCAACCAGAGAAAGAAGATGATTTTGGGACCATTTCGAGGAATTTTGTGAGACGCTATCGTATCCCAGAGGAATTCAATATTGAGGAAGCATCATCATCTTTGTCACAAGATGGAATTTTGAGCATAAAAGTGCCACTGAAAGTTACACAATCAAAAGAGCGAGTCATTCCAATCCAGAGGACAGGAAAATTACATCAGGACGATACTCAACCTCTCATCGCCAAGGAGACTCCAGAGACAAAATCAGATAGTCCCGAGAAGACAAAGGATGACTCTTCAGATTTTGAAATGGTGAAAGACAATTTGGATTAA